In a genomic window of Amphiprion ocellaris isolate individual 3 ecotype Okinawa chromosome 13, ASM2253959v1, whole genome shotgun sequence:
- the LOC111588821 gene encoding LOW QUALITY PROTEIN: L-threonyl-[L-threonyl-carrier protein] 4-chlorinase-like (The sequence of the model RefSeq protein was modified relative to this genomic sequence to represent the inferred CDS: substituted 1 base at 1 genomic stop codon), giving the protein MTTSATKLQENYNQQGFLSALPVLNGAELREARQAFSELEKEFGEEYTQYSLHNVHLXYPWVMGLTKHPCILEVVKAILGPDVILLDSRFICKYPTLKAANIQEKEENKADESKLPYVAWHQDMKYWGIAGGPVLSVWLALDDSLKENGALQVIPGSHCSGMLLHRQAVRPGNMLSVNQEIPEELVQVEEAVLCLLSAGQMSIHDGLLVQASDANTSQRRRCGFVIRYFPTCASLTEDPDRPRKFHATMLVSGTDQFNHFSNKST; this is encoded by the exons ATGACTACATCAGCGACTAAACTACAGGAGAACTACAACCAGCAGGGCTTCCTCTCAGCGCTGCCTGTACTCAATGGCGCTGAGCTCAGGGAGGCCAGACAAGCCTTTTCTGAGCTGGAGAAGGAGTTTG GTGAGGAGTACACTCAGTACAGTCTCCACAACGTTCACCTTTAGTATCCGTGGGTGATGGGCCTCACCAAACACCCTTGTATCCTGGAAGTGGTCAAAGCCATCCTGGGCCCTGATGTCATCCTGCTGGACTCCCGCTTCATCTGTAAATACCCGACACTCAAAGCAGCCAACATCcaggagaaggaagaaaacaaagctGACGAGAGCAAACTTCCATACGTGGCCTGGCATCAGGATATG aaGTATTGGGGTATTGCTGGTGGCCCTGTTCTCTCTGTGTGGCTTGCCTTAGATGACTCACTGAAAGAAAACGGTGCCCTTCAGGTCATCCCAG GCAGCCACTGCTCCGGCATGTTGCTCCATCGTCAAGCCGTCCGTCCTGGAAACATGCTGTCGGTCAACCAGGAGATCCCAGAGGAGCTGGTGCAGGTGGAGGAAGCTGTGCTCTGTCTTCTGTCAGCTGGACAGATGTCT ATTCACGATGGACTCCTCGTCCAGGCAAGTGATGCCAACACATCTCAGAGGAGGCGCTGTGGCTTCGTGATCCGATACTTCCCCACCTGTGCCTCCCTCACAGAG GATCCTGACCGTCCAAGGAAATTTCATGCAACAATGTTGGTCTCTGGAACCGACCAGTTCAACCATTTCTCCAACAAAAGCACATGA